A genomic segment from Thermostichus lividus PCC 6715 encodes:
- a CDS encoding SIMPL domain-containing protein produces MNNTLTKLYALSLSTLFWGSVALPTMAQEALRTLTVTGRGTEAVTATLAQVTLGVEVRGRTAQEVQQEVARKANAVLVVLRGREVSQLQTTGLSLTPDYQFSNNQRLLVGYIGRNTVSFRLPSDRVGALLDAAVQAGATTIDSISFTAPETTLAAAQRTALQRATQDAQSQAQAVLSALNLQPRQVVSIQINQATPPPSPVRFAAPAMADSTPVVAGELEVAATVTLQISY; encoded by the coding sequence GTGAATAACACCCTAACCAAACTCTATGCGCTGAGCCTCAGTACCTTGTTTTGGGGCAGCGTAGCTCTACCAACGATGGCTCAAGAGGCACTGCGTACCCTGACGGTGACTGGGCGCGGAACAGAGGCAGTAACAGCAACCCTTGCCCAAGTAACGCTGGGGGTGGAGGTGCGGGGGCGCACAGCTCAGGAGGTACAGCAGGAGGTTGCCCGTAAGGCCAATGCTGTATTAGTAGTGCTGCGGGGGCGAGAGGTGAGCCAACTGCAAACTACGGGTCTTAGCTTGACGCCTGACTATCAGTTCAGTAATAATCAGCGCCTATTGGTGGGCTACATTGGTCGCAATACGGTTAGTTTTCGTCTGCCGAGCGATCGCGTTGGTGCCCTGCTTGATGCTGCCGTGCAAGCTGGAGCAACCACTATTGACAGTATTAGCTTTACTGCACCCGAAACAACCCTTGCTGCTGCTCAGCGCACTGCCCTACAGCGAGCCACCCAAGATGCCCAGTCCCAAGCCCAAGCTGTGTTGAGCGCCTTGAACCTGCAACCGCGCCAAGTGGTCAGTATTCAGATCAACCAAGCCACCCCACCCCCTAGCCCAGTACGGTTTGCTGCGCCGGCCATGGCCGATAGTACCCCGGTCGTTGCTGGAGAGCTAGAGGTGGCAGCAACGGTGACCCTGCAAATT
- a CDS encoding glycoside hydrolase family 24 protein translates to MRFWRWLIVGSLVAGVSYGFLGGRSPALLWYRWHPGQIPPLVMEGGDPYIRALMRTISASEANDPSPYTLLYGGDHVHDLSRHPDRCIPIRRGPNQHLCTTAAGRYQFLSSTWAEKAAHYHPSPPGWFWSQYSFAPEYQDQVVYRWLTDANAWNADIPQLLREGEVQAVFDLLSGTWTSLGYGIESNLMTPHLEDIYTKLLAEELASRQATLTR, encoded by the coding sequence GTGCGGTTTTGGCGCTGGTTGATTGTTGGATCATTGGTTGCAGGGGTCAGCTATGGGTTTTTGGGCGGGCGATCGCCTGCGCTCCTATGGTACCGTTGGCACCCTGGCCAAATTCCCCCCTTGGTCATGGAAGGTGGCGATCCCTACATCCGTGCCCTCATGCGCACCATTTCCGCAAGCGAAGCCAACGATCCTAGCCCCTACACCCTCCTCTACGGTGGTGATCACGTCCACGACCTTAGCCGTCATCCCGATCGTTGTATTCCTATTCGCCGAGGCCCCAACCAACACCTATGTACAACGGCTGCGGGGCGGTACCAGTTTCTTAGCTCTACTTGGGCTGAAAAAGCCGCCCACTATCACCCGAGCCCACCCGGATGGTTTTGGAGTCAGTATAGCTTTGCCCCGGAATATCAAGATCAAGTGGTCTATCGCTGGCTAACAGATGCCAATGCATGGAACGCTGACATCCCCCAATTGCTGCGGGAGGGTGAGGTGCAAGCTGTCTTTGACCTGTTGTCAGGTACGTGGACAAGCCTTGGTTATGGCATTGAAAGCAACCTGATGACGCCCCACCTCGAAGACATCTACACCAAACTGCTAGCGGAAGAGTTAGCGAGCCGCCAAGCCACTTTAACCCGTTAA
- a CDS encoding SDR family oxidoreductase produces the protein MNVAVIGATGRTGRRIVTALQQAGHSPIAVVRNLTKAQQQWPNGGVDIRLGDVTQPQTLGSALSNCESIICATGASPSLNPLDPFSVDYLGTKNLVDAAKYSGVQQFVLVSSLCVSQFFHPLNLFWLILYWKQQAERYLQNSGLTYTIVRPGGLKDTEEGGYPVMAAADTLFEGSISRSQVADICVAALGDAAAKNKIIEVVSRADQSPVPYSELFRCIP, from the coding sequence GTGAATGTAGCTGTTATTGGTGCCACCGGCCGCACCGGCCGACGGATTGTTACTGCCCTACAGCAGGCGGGTCACTCCCCCATTGCTGTTGTCCGGAACCTAACGAAGGCGCAGCAGCAGTGGCCTAATGGCGGTGTCGATATTCGCCTCGGGGATGTCACCCAACCCCAAACTCTAGGGAGTGCTCTGAGCAATTGTGAAAGTATTATTTGCGCCACAGGGGCAAGTCCCAGCCTCAACCCCTTAGACCCCTTCAGTGTAGATTATCTCGGCACCAAAAATTTAGTGGATGCTGCTAAGTACAGCGGAGTCCAGCAGTTCGTTCTCGTTTCCTCCCTTTGTGTCTCCCAGTTTTTTCATCCCCTAAATCTCTTTTGGTTAATTCTGTATTGGAAGCAGCAGGCGGAACGTTATTTACAGAACAGCGGTCTGACTTACACGATAGTCCGTCCGGGAGGCCTTAAAGATACAGAGGAGGGTGGGTATCCGGTGATGGCTGCCGCCGACACCCTTTTTGAAGGGAGTATCTCACGCTCACAGGTCGCTGACATCTGTGTTGCTGCCCTTGGCGACGCTGCCGCAAAAAACAAAATTATTGAGGTAGTGAGCCGCGCTGATCAATCTCCCGTGCCTTACTCTGAGTTGTTCCGCTGTATTCCGTGA
- a CDS encoding TIGR03279 family radical SAM protein: MNHRPVHPAIVSRVEPDSIAAELGFEPGDALLAINGERPRDLIDYRFLCADEVLTLEVLGKDGQTYTLEIEKEADDDLGLEFTTALFDGLLQCNNRCPFCFIDQQPPGKRQSLYAKDDDYRLSFLYGSYLTLTNLTAPEWQRIARLRLSPLYVSVHATVASVRQRLLKNPRAGEILRQLAWFQEQRLQLHAQVVVCPGINDGQCLEQTLRDLASFYHPDWPTVLSVAVVPVGLTRFRPADDELVPVTPDDARTVLRQVQALQEHFQRQWGTPFVWLADEWFLIAGRPLPPATHYQDYPQLSNGVGTIRLFLEEFAAHSHDLPTRLPTARHLSWVVGNAVGEAFQPLVTRLNQIQNLRLDLYPLASDYWGQAMTVTGLLTGHDLIYHLQGKPLGDRLLLPSIMLKHDEAVFLDDLSLETVADALQVPIQVVSGGAAGLIAACTSS; encoded by the coding sequence ATGAATCATCGTCCTGTGCATCCCGCTATTGTCAGTCGCGTGGAACCGGACTCGATTGCTGCAGAGCTTGGTTTTGAGCCAGGGGACGCGTTGCTAGCTATCAATGGCGAGCGACCCCGCGATCTCATTGACTACCGCTTCCTGTGCGCAGATGAGGTGCTAACGCTAGAAGTCCTTGGTAAAGACGGTCAAACCTATACCCTAGAAATTGAGAAGGAAGCGGATGATGACCTCGGGCTGGAGTTCACCACAGCTCTATTTGATGGTTTGCTCCAGTGCAACAATCGCTGCCCCTTTTGCTTTATTGATCAACAGCCACCCGGCAAGCGGCAGAGCCTCTATGCCAAGGATGATGACTATCGCCTAAGTTTTCTTTACGGTAGCTACCTCACGCTGACAAATCTCACGGCACCAGAGTGGCAACGGATTGCCCGGCTGCGCCTGTCGCCCCTGTATGTCTCTGTGCATGCAACGGTTGCCAGCGTTCGCCAACGCCTCCTCAAAAATCCGCGTGCTGGCGAGATTCTGCGACAGCTTGCTTGGTTTCAGGAACAACGATTGCAACTCCATGCCCAAGTGGTGGTGTGTCCGGGCATTAATGACGGGCAGTGCCTTGAGCAAACCCTGCGGGATTTAGCGAGCTTTTACCACCCAGATTGGCCGACGGTTCTTTCGGTTGCGGTGGTACCCGTGGGGTTAACCCGCTTTCGCCCCGCTGATGATGAACTGGTACCGGTGACCCCTGATGATGCCCGCACCGTCTTGCGGCAGGTACAAGCTCTTCAGGAGCACTTTCAGCGCCAATGGGGTACCCCCTTTGTCTGGCTGGCAGATGAGTGGTTTTTAATTGCTGGCAGACCGCTGCCTCCTGCCACCCATTACCAAGATTATCCACAACTGAGTAACGGTGTGGGTACGATTCGTCTGTTTTTAGAAGAGTTTGCCGCCCACAGCCACGACTTACCCACCCGCTTGCCGACAGCGCGCCATTTAAGCTGGGTGGTGGGTAATGCGGTCGGCGAGGCATTCCAGCCCCTTGTAACCCGTCTCAACCAAATTCAGAACCTTCGCCTTGATCTCTACCCGCTAGCTAGTGATTACTGGGGGCAAGCCATGACGGTTACTGGATTACTCACAGGCCATGACTTAATCTATCACCTACAAGGAAAACCCTTGGGCGATCGCCTACTACTGCCGAGTATCATGCTCAAACACGATGAGGCTGTTTTTTTAGATGATCTCTCCCTTGAAACGGTGGCAGACGCTCTACAAGTCCCTATTCAAGTTGTCAGCGGCGGTGCAGCTGGTTTGATTGCGGCCTGTACCTCTAGCTAG
- the queC gene encoding 7-cyano-7-deazaguanine synthase QueC has translation MTTKKAVVLLSGGLDSSTVLFRAKALGYACYALSFNYGQRHQQELTSAIAIAAAAGVVQHHVIQFDLRLWGGSALTDQTIDLPCDRDLSTMSQEIPVTYVPARNTIFLSFALAYAEAIHAQSVHIGVNALDYSGYPDCRPDYIAAMAEVYRLGTKQGREGNPIEIICPLIDLHKTDIIRLGNEYGVPWEKTWSCYSDGGTHEPARACGRCDACRLRLAAFAALGLTDPLPYTPTHPA, from the coding sequence ATGACGACTAAAAAGGCGGTGGTGTTGCTCTCGGGCGGCTTGGACTCGAGCACGGTGTTATTTCGTGCTAAGGCATTGGGCTATGCATGCTATGCCCTTTCCTTTAACTATGGGCAACGCCATCAGCAGGAGTTAACCTCAGCGATCGCCATTGCGGCAGCGGCGGGGGTGGTACAGCACCACGTCATTCAGTTTGATTTACGGCTGTGGGGTGGCTCAGCCCTCACTGATCAAACCATTGACTTGCCCTGCGATCGCGACCTTAGCACCATGAGCCAAGAGATTCCGGTGACCTATGTGCCCGCCCGCAATACTATTTTTCTGAGTTTTGCCCTTGCTTACGCTGAGGCCATCCATGCCCAATCGGTTCACATTGGCGTGAATGCCCTTGACTATTCGGGCTATCCAGACTGTCGGCCTGACTATATTGCAGCCATGGCCGAGGTGTATCGGCTTGGTACCAAGCAGGGGCGCGAAGGAAACCCCATCGAGATCATCTGTCCCTTAATTGATCTGCACAAGACCGATATTATTCGCCTCGGCAATGAGTATGGCGTACCTTGGGAGAAAACTTGGTCTTGCTATAGTGACGGCGGCACTCACGAGCCAGCACGGGCCTGCGGTCGCTGTGATGCCTGTCGCTTGCGCTTGGCAGCCTTTGCGGCCTTGGGGCTAACCGATCCACTACCCTACACCCCCACCCACCCCGCCTAG
- the dnaK gene encoding molecular chaperone DnaK: MAKVVGIDLGTTNSCVAVMEGGKPTVIANAEGFRTTPSVVAYTKNGDRLVGQIAKRQAVMNPENTFYSVKRFIGRRFDEVIHETTEVSYKVLNVNGNVKLDCPAQGKQFAPEEISAQVLRKLKDDASKYLGEEVTQAVITVPAYFNDSQRQATKDAGRIAGLEVLRIINEPTAASLAYGLDRKSNETILVFDLGGGTFDVSILEVGDGVFEVLATSGDTHLGGDDFDKKIVDFLAESFRAQEGIDLRKDKQALQRLTEAAEKAKIELSSVTQTEINLPFITATQDGPKHLDMTLTRAKFEELCADLIERCRVPVEQALKDAKLSKDQIDEVVLVGGSTRIPAIQELVKRSLGKEPNQSVNPDEVVAVGAAIQAGVLAGEVKDILLLDVTPLSLGVETLGGVMTKIIPRNTTIPTKKSEVFSTAVDGQTNVEIHVLQGEREMAADNKSLGTFRLDGIPPAPRGVPQIEVTFDIDANGILNVKARDKGTGKEQSISITGASTLPKEDVERMVREAEMNAAADKEKREKIETKNQAEQLCYQAEKQLAEIGDKVSSGDKDKLTALIANLRSEIGSEAEKKPVESIDFGRVKSLMQELQQTLYSIGASVYQSGEPSTATGGASSTGSSSGSGGDDVIDAEFSETK, encoded by the coding sequence ATGGCAAAAGTTGTCGGAATTGACCTTGGTACCACCAACTCCTGTGTGGCCGTTATGGAAGGGGGCAAGCCTACGGTTATTGCCAACGCTGAAGGGTTTCGGACAACCCCCTCCGTTGTCGCCTACACCAAAAATGGCGATCGCCTCGTGGGTCAAATCGCCAAACGGCAAGCGGTCATGAACCCCGAGAATACCTTCTATTCAGTGAAACGCTTCATTGGCCGTCGCTTCGATGAAGTGATCCACGAAACCACTGAAGTCTCCTACAAAGTTTTGAATGTTAACGGCAATGTCAAACTAGACTGCCCCGCCCAAGGCAAGCAATTTGCCCCCGAAGAAATTTCTGCCCAAGTCCTGCGCAAGCTGAAGGATGATGCTAGCAAATACCTAGGCGAAGAGGTGACCCAAGCGGTAATTACCGTACCCGCCTACTTCAACGATTCCCAACGCCAAGCCACCAAAGATGCCGGGCGCATTGCGGGTCTTGAGGTGCTGCGCATCATCAACGAACCAACCGCCGCTTCACTGGCCTACGGTTTGGATCGCAAGAGTAACGAAACCATTCTCGTGTTTGACCTAGGTGGAGGTACCTTTGATGTCTCCATCCTCGAAGTTGGCGATGGCGTCTTTGAAGTCCTAGCCACCTCTGGGGATACCCACTTGGGTGGAGACGATTTCGACAAAAAGATCGTGGACTTTTTGGCGGAGTCCTTCCGTGCCCAAGAAGGCATTGACCTGCGCAAAGACAAGCAAGCCCTACAGCGGCTCACAGAAGCTGCCGAAAAAGCCAAAATCGAGCTATCCAGCGTTACCCAAACAGAAATTAACTTACCCTTCATTACCGCCACCCAAGATGGGCCTAAGCATCTTGACATGACGCTGACGCGAGCCAAATTTGAAGAACTCTGCGCCGACTTAATTGAGCGTTGCCGGGTGCCCGTAGAGCAGGCACTCAAAGATGCCAAACTCAGCAAAGACCAAATTGATGAAGTCGTGTTGGTGGGAGGGTCAACCCGAATTCCGGCGATTCAGGAACTGGTGAAACGCTCCCTTGGCAAAGAACCCAACCAAAGCGTCAACCCCGATGAAGTGGTTGCCGTCGGAGCTGCCATTCAAGCTGGGGTACTCGCGGGTGAAGTCAAAGATATTCTACTGCTGGATGTTACTCCTCTCTCCCTCGGGGTAGAAACCCTTGGCGGGGTGATGACCAAAATTATTCCTCGCAACACCACAATCCCCACCAAAAAATCCGAAGTCTTTTCTACGGCGGTGGATGGCCAAACCAACGTGGAAATTCACGTCCTGCAAGGGGAGCGGGAAATGGCCGCCGATAACAAGAGCTTAGGCACCTTCCGTCTGGATGGCATTCCGCCTGCACCTCGTGGTGTGCCCCAGATTGAGGTCACCTTCGACATTGATGCCAACGGTATCCTGAATGTGAAAGCCCGCGACAAAGGAACGGGCAAGGAGCAGTCCATTAGCATTACCGGCGCTTCGACTCTGCCGAAGGAAGACGTTGAGCGGATGGTGCGCGAAGCAGAAATGAATGCCGCCGCTGATAAAGAGAAGCGCGAGAAAATCGAAACCAAGAACCAAGCAGAGCAACTCTGCTACCAAGCCGAGAAACAACTCGCCGAAATTGGGGATAAAGTCTCCAGTGGGGATAAGGACAAGCTCACGGCGCTGATTGCCAACCTGCGCTCGGAAATTGGCAGCGAGGCCGAGAAGAAACCAGTGGAGTCCATTGACTTCGGGCGGGTTAAATCCTTGATGCAGGAGCTACAACAAACCCTCTACAGCATCGGTGCGAGCGTCTATCAAAGCGGTGAGCCAAGCACTGCCACCGGTGGCGCCAGCAGTACAGGGAGTAGCTCTGGCAGCGGTGGTGATGATGTCATTGATGCGGAGTTCTCGGAGACCAAATAA
- a CDS encoding GH116 family glycosyl hydrolase, which yields MENSVIDVANCAWSRAIAHGWETPYRVRYASNLDDGPWHGMPLGGFGAGCIGRSSAGDFNLWHLDGGEHLFQTVPACQFSLFEQGTGAYALGSPPADGTLAAWQWYPAGQGTYSARYPRSGFVYDGVFSTDVSCEQFSPILPHNYQETSYPLAVFLWQFHNPTAQPITLSLMFSWQNMVGWFTNATPSSAIEIRDDGSPVYTYTPRWRHSQGNFNEILQTEQYHGWRLRRSPHATPPQEGDGEWAALVPTGVGECFWHSRWNPDGDGADLWQYFAKDGSLPNCTDTTPAHASEQVAAAFALRFTVAPGQTTELPVVLAWDLPVTEFGAGIIYYRRYTDFCDRSGQNAVRLASRGLQHYRQWQQQIRSWQQPILEHPHWPDWFKMALCNELYVLSSGGTLWSAASDRDPLGQFAVLECLDYRWYESLDVRLYGSFALLHLWPDLEKTVMRAFARAIPTADPTPRIIGYFYRGDPATAYRAPRKVANAVPHDLGAPNEHPWERTNYTAYQDCNLWKDLAADFVLLVYRDFLLTGGSDLDFARECWPAVVAALNYLKQFDTDGDGLPENGGAPDQTYDDWRLQGVSAYCGGLWLAALEAAIALATVLEQPEGKTYDRWLQQARPRYHALLWNGAYYRLDTGSGSEVVMADQLCGQFYAKLLGLPDIVPPECARKALETIYNTCFLQFHNGTVGAANGLLPNGQPEDPHATHPLEVWIGINFGLAAFLWQSGMTAEAWRVAEVVVQQVYEHGLQFRTPEAITAEGTFRACMYLRPMAIWALAIVSQGEPLKT from the coding sequence GTGGAAAACAGCGTAATTGACGTGGCTAATTGTGCATGGAGTCGGGCGATCGCCCATGGATGGGAGACTCCGTACCGCGTCCGCTATGCCAGTAATCTTGACGATGGACCATGGCATGGGATGCCCCTTGGGGGGTTTGGGGCGGGCTGTATTGGTCGCTCTTCGGCAGGGGACTTTAACCTTTGGCATTTAGATGGCGGTGAGCACCTGTTTCAAACGGTTCCCGCCTGTCAATTTAGCCTGTTTGAGCAGGGAACTGGTGCCTATGCCCTCGGTAGTCCACCAGCAGACGGTACCTTGGCAGCGTGGCAGTGGTATCCCGCCGGCCAGGGGACGTATAGCGCTCGCTATCCCCGCAGTGGGTTTGTGTACGATGGTGTGTTTAGCACCGACGTCAGTTGTGAGCAATTTTCGCCGATTCTGCCCCACAATTACCAAGAGACCAGTTATCCGTTGGCGGTGTTTCTGTGGCAGTTTCACAACCCTACCGCACAGCCTATCACCCTGAGCTTAATGTTCTCATGGCAGAACATGGTGGGCTGGTTTACGAATGCGACCCCCTCGTCCGCCATTGAGATCCGCGATGATGGCAGCCCCGTCTATACCTACACCCCCCGCTGGCGGCACAGTCAGGGGAATTTCAATGAAATTCTGCAAACGGAGCAGTACCATGGCTGGCGACTGCGGCGATCGCCCCATGCCACCCCACCGCAGGAAGGGGATGGAGAATGGGCCGCCCTTGTGCCGACGGGAGTAGGGGAATGTTTCTGGCACAGCCGCTGGAACCCCGATGGCGATGGAGCCGACCTCTGGCAGTATTTTGCCAAGGATGGCTCGCTTCCCAACTGCACCGACACCACCCCTGCCCACGCGTCAGAGCAAGTGGCCGCTGCCTTTGCCCTGCGCTTTACCGTAGCCCCTGGGCAGACCACCGAACTGCCCGTGGTGTTGGCGTGGGATTTACCTGTAACGGAGTTTGGTGCAGGGATTATCTATTACCGTCGCTATACCGATTTTTGCGATCGCTCCGGTCAAAATGCGGTTCGTTTAGCCAGCCGCGGCCTCCAGCACTATCGCCAGTGGCAACAGCAGATTCGCAGTTGGCAACAACCCATTCTAGAACACCCCCACTGGCCGGACTGGTTCAAAATGGCGCTGTGCAATGAGTTGTACGTCCTCAGTAGTGGCGGGACGTTGTGGAGTGCCGCTAGCGATCGCGATCCCTTGGGGCAATTTGCTGTCTTAGAGTGCCTCGACTATCGCTGGTATGAAAGCTTAGATGTGCGCCTGTACGGTTCCTTTGCCCTGCTGCACCTGTGGCCAGACCTCGAAAAAACCGTGATGCGTGCCTTTGCCCGTGCCATTCCCACCGCTGACCCCACCCCGCGGATTATTGGCTATTTTTATCGCGGTGATCCAGCAACGGCCTACAGAGCACCCCGTAAAGTGGCCAATGCCGTTCCCCACGACCTAGGAGCACCCAACGAGCACCCGTGGGAGCGCACCAACTATACGGCCTACCAAGATTGCAACCTATGGAAAGACCTCGCTGCCGATTTTGTCCTACTGGTCTATCGTGATTTTTTGCTGACGGGGGGCAGTGATCTCGATTTTGCCCGCGAGTGTTGGCCAGCAGTTGTTGCTGCCTTAAACTACCTCAAACAGTTTGACACCGATGGCGATGGCCTCCCTGAAAATGGGGGTGCTCCAGATCAAACCTACGATGACTGGAGGTTACAAGGGGTCAGCGCCTATTGTGGGGGGCTGTGGCTGGCGGCTCTCGAAGCCGCGATCGCCTTGGCCACGGTACTCGAGCAACCGGAGGGCAAAACCTACGACCGATGGTTGCAACAAGCGCGCCCCCGCTACCATGCACTGCTGTGGAACGGTGCGTACTACCGCCTTGACACGGGTAGCGGCTCTGAGGTGGTAATGGCGGATCAACTCTGTGGCCAATTTTACGCCAAGCTTTTGGGCTTGCCAGATATTGTGCCGCCCGAGTGTGCCCGTAAGGCTCTGGAAACCATTTACAATACTTGCTTCTTGCAGTTTCACAACGGCACCGTGGGGGCAGCCAATGGCCTTTTGCCTAACGGCCAGCCCGAAGATCCCCACGCCACCCATCCCCTAGAAGTGTGGATCGGCATTAACTTTGGCTTGGCGGCGTTTCTCTGGCAGAGTGGCATGACCGCAGAAGCCTGGCGAGTGGCGGAGGTTGTTGTGCAGCAGGTCTATGAACATGGCCTGCAATTTCGTACCCCAGAAGCCATTACAGCCGAGGGCACCTTTCGAGCCTGTATGTACCTGCGGCCAATGGCAATTTGGGCGCTGGCCATTGTGAGCCAAGGCGAGCCCCTCAAAACTTGA
- a CDS encoding GAF domain-containing sensor histidine kinase, which produces MLSPASEEFVALCRTQLKLVVTTLGASSLAVYLSETLSDRPSWSPVVVYPDSPSPLALSSALALPAAPLTGSSALPPVELFSSLANQLLLPLMYQNWVLGVLVAQREQQPWLAAEREQLQQVAQTLAIACVLDQRQQWLSHSSTALDQQQQHFENVLHQLRNPVAAIRTFVKLLLKHLEPSHRGRSLAEGIAKETERLMALLNDYRQQRADLPALSAAAPLTLVGTPIDLRVALAPLIEAAQARAEMEGKTFEVEIPDALPPLWLDTRVCQEVVSNLLDNAFKYTSTGSTIGLRLTVMAESVELRVWDNGCGIPAAVQPHLFTRGYRGVQSDSEVEGTGLGLAIAQELLRPYNLSLNVISPYPADSDHGTAFILTLPVHTTAVVGGSP; this is translated from the coding sequence ATGCTCTCGCCTGCCAGTGAAGAATTTGTGGCTCTGTGTCGCACTCAACTCAAGCTGGTTGTCACGACCTTGGGTGCCTCCTCACTGGCAGTGTATCTCAGTGAAACCCTCAGCGATCGCCCCTCTTGGTCGCCCGTCGTCGTCTATCCTGACTCCCCCTCACCCTTGGCGCTGTCATCCGCGTTGGCTCTTCCTGCGGCACCATTGACAGGCTCCTCCGCGTTACCACCTGTTGAACTCTTTTCTTCCTTGGCGAATCAATTACTATTGCCCTTGATGTACCAAAACTGGGTCTTGGGGGTATTGGTGGCGCAACGGGAGCAGCAGCCTTGGCTGGCAGCGGAGCGAGAACAGTTACAACAAGTCGCCCAAACCTTGGCGATCGCCTGTGTTTTGGATCAGCGACAGCAATGGCTCAGCCACTCCAGCACCGCCCTTGATCAGCAGCAACAGCACTTTGAAAATGTTCTCCACCAACTGCGTAATCCAGTTGCGGCAATTCGCACCTTTGTCAAGCTGTTGCTCAAACACCTAGAACCTAGCCATCGTGGTCGTTCTCTTGCGGAGGGGATTGCCAAAGAAACGGAACGCTTGATGGCACTTCTGAATGATTATCGCCAACAGCGTGCTGACCTGCCCGCCCTCAGCGCTGCGGCTCCGCTGACCTTAGTGGGAACCCCCATAGACCTACGGGTCGCCCTAGCCCCCCTCATTGAAGCCGCGCAAGCCCGCGCAGAAATGGAAGGTAAAACCTTTGAGGTTGAGATACCGGACGCGCTGCCTCCCCTATGGCTGGACACGCGGGTCTGCCAAGAGGTCGTGAGCAACTTACTGGATAATGCCTTCAAGTATACCTCAACGGGCAGTACCATTGGCTTGCGCCTCACGGTGATGGCTGAGAGTGTGGAGTTGAGGGTATGGGATAACGGCTGTGGCATCCCAGCAGCGGTGCAGCCCCACCTCTTTACCCGTGGCTATCGCGGTGTGCAATCAGACAGCGAGGTGGAAGGAACAGGGTTAGGCCTAGCGATCGCCCAAGAATTGCTGCGCCCCTACAATCTCAGCTTAAACGTCATCAGTCCCTATCCTGCCGATAGTGATCATGGCACCGCTTTTATCCTAACGCTGCCGGTGCATACCACTGCCGTCGTGGGAGGTTCGCCGTGA
- a CDS encoding peptidase, translating to MSSLKQQLLRWGSQWHQRMVLIFCVPLLISAITGLAHRLGRSWLGLSKDFGRVMMTLHEGRYLGEWMIPIYVLAVGLGVLAILATGLVLLWGRSLPAKGTARQVHHLVAGVTALPLFISATTGIAYRLGRNWLGLSKEQAAIFLSLHQGTYWGEAGRPFYILAVGLSVLTLIGTGVTLLPRRWFTPTPTAE from the coding sequence GTGAGTTCCCTAAAGCAACAACTGCTCCGGTGGGGGAGTCAATGGCATCAACGGATGGTGCTGATCTTCTGCGTCCCACTCTTGATTAGTGCCATCACTGGTCTGGCGCATCGCTTGGGGCGTAGTTGGCTGGGGCTATCTAAGGACTTTGGCCGCGTCATGATGACGTTGCACGAAGGCCGTTACCTCGGTGAATGGATGATCCCCATCTACGTCCTAGCCGTTGGTCTGGGGGTATTGGCCATTCTGGCAACTGGGCTAGTGCTCCTGTGGGGGCGATCGCTACCCGCAAAGGGAACAGCACGACAGGTTCATCATCTAGTTGCTGGTGTGACGGCGCTCCCCCTGTTCATCAGTGCCACCACTGGCATTGCCTATCGCTTAGGGCGCAATTGGCTAGGGCTATCGAAGGAACAGGCAGCGATTTTCCTGAGCTTGCACCAAGGCACCTACTGGGGTGAGGCGGGTCGTCCATTCTATATTTTGGCCGTGGGGTTAAGTGTATTAACGCTGATCGGCACAGGCGTAACCCTACTGCCGCGCCGGTGGTTCACCCCAACCCCCACCGCTGAGTAA
- the psaM gene encoding photosystem I reaction center subunit XII, with amino-acid sequence MALTDTQVYIALVIALLPAVLAFRLSAELYK; translated from the coding sequence ATGGCACTGACCGATACCCAAGTTTATATTGCCCTTGTAATTGCCCTCCTCCCCGCAGTACTCGCGTTCCGACTTTCAGCAGAGCTGTACAAATAG
- a CDS encoding slr1601 family putative cell division protein gives MAPSSQSSNIPPAVWEGLAKIGVNILLLTFGVAAIAKIVPHQLSQLQKLTALEAEVHQLEQRVTQLKQEQQRDLQPQAWQRIAQEEANLIAGNQRRIIWVQPDTTKRDPQ, from the coding sequence ATGGCTCCGTCATCGCAATCCTCCAATATTCCTCCAGCCGTTTGGGAGGGGCTTGCCAAAATTGGCGTGAATATCCTACTGCTCACTTTTGGGGTGGCGGCGATCGCCAAAATCGTACCCCACCAACTCAGCCAACTACAGAAACTCACTGCCCTAGAAGCGGAAGTTCACCAGCTAGAGCAGCGGGTGACCCAGCTTAAACAAGAACAGCAACGAGATCTCCAGCCCCAAGCATGGCAGCGCATTGCCCAAGAAGAAGCCAATCTCATTGCTGGCAACCAACGCCGGATTATTTGGGTGCAACCGGACACCACCAAGCGAGATCCGCAATAG